The Sandaracinaceae bacterium genome has a segment encoding these proteins:
- the ftsH gene encoding ATP-dependent zinc metalloprotease FtsH, which translates to MKQSHKTLLLWVLLILMFVVIYQLVTQDESPRQVPFSDFITDVRGGHVESITAKPRDGATDFTFVYVDENERRDERETIGPPLSPELMEDFREHSVRTDIHPADDNSWTGILVTWVPMIFLLVIFFFFMRQLQASGGKAMSFGKSRARLLNESQNKVTFADVAGVDEAKDDCEEIIAFLKDPKKFQRLGGRIPKGVLLMGPPGTGKTLLARAIAGEAGVPFFSISGSDFVEMFVGVGASRVRDLFEQGKKHAPCIIFIDEIDAVGRHRGSGMGGGHDEREQTLNQLLVEMDGFEASEGVIIIAATNRPDVLDPAILRPGRFDRRIVVPRPDLRGREGILHVHTKKVPLAEDVDLEILARGTPGFSGADLENLVNEAALLAARQDKDFVAMLDFEMAKDKVIMGAERRSAVITDEQKAVTAWHEAGHALVGYHSPQHDPLHKVTIIPRGRALGVTVSLPEEDRLNYSQTLAESQIASMMGGRVAEELKFEELTSGASSDIQKATQLARAMVTEWGMSEKLGPLHYGESGNDSFMMGPQLSRPNYSAATAREIDAEVKRLVEAGYEKARDILTEHRGKLDAIAEALLERETLDGAELEAILDGRDLPPVKKVVIPSYSEKQRQSKERRKSSIFQPRPREVPSGG; encoded by the coding sequence GTGAAGCAAAGCCACAAGACCCTCCTGCTCTGGGTCCTCCTCATCTTGATGTTCGTCGTCATCTATCAACTGGTGACGCAGGACGAATCGCCCAGGCAAGTCCCCTTCAGTGACTTCATCACCGACGTGCGCGGGGGTCACGTCGAGTCGATCACGGCCAAGCCGCGGGACGGCGCGACGGACTTCACCTTCGTCTACGTCGACGAGAACGAGCGTCGGGACGAGCGCGAGACCATCGGTCCGCCCCTGAGCCCCGAGCTGATGGAGGACTTCCGGGAGCACAGCGTCCGGACCGACATCCACCCGGCGGACGACAACAGCTGGACCGGGATCCTCGTGACCTGGGTCCCGATGATCTTCCTGCTGGTGATCTTCTTCTTCTTCATGCGGCAGCTCCAGGCGTCGGGCGGCAAGGCGATGAGCTTCGGCAAGTCGCGCGCCCGTCTGCTCAACGAGTCGCAGAACAAGGTGACCTTCGCGGACGTCGCGGGCGTCGACGAGGCGAAGGACGACTGCGAAGAGATCATCGCGTTCCTCAAGGACCCGAAGAAGTTCCAGCGCCTCGGCGGTCGCATCCCCAAGGGCGTGCTGCTGATGGGCCCGCCCGGCACGGGCAAGACGCTCCTCGCGCGCGCCATCGCGGGTGAGGCGGGCGTCCCGTTCTTCAGCATCTCGGGCTCGGACTTCGTCGAGATGTTCGTCGGCGTCGGCGCGAGCCGCGTCCGCGACCTCTTCGAGCAGGGCAAGAAGCACGCGCCCTGCATCATCTTCATCGACGAGATCGACGCCGTCGGTCGCCACCGCGGCAGCGGCATGGGCGGCGGGCACGACGAGCGAGAGCAGACCCTCAACCAGCTCCTCGTGGAGATGGACGGCTTCGAGGCCAGCGAGGGCGTGATCATCATCGCGGCGACCAACCGCCCCGACGTGCTCGACCCCGCCATCCTTCGCCCGGGTCGCTTCGACCGGCGCATCGTGGTGCCGCGGCCCGACCTGCGAGGCCGTGAGGGCATCCTCCACGTGCACACCAAGAAGGTCCCCCTCGCGGAGGACGTCGACCTCGAGATCCTCGCGCGCGGCACGCCGGGCTTCAGCGGCGCCGACCTCGAGAACCTGGTCAACGAGGCCGCGCTCCTCGCCGCCCGTCAGGACAAGGACTTCGTCGCCATGCTCGACTTCGAGATGGCGAAGGACAAGGTCATCATGGGCGCGGAGCGCCGCTCGGCCGTCATCACCGACGAGCAGAAGGCGGTCACCGCGTGGCACGAGGCGGGGCACGCCCTCGTCGGCTACCACTCGCCGCAGCACGACCCGCTGCACAAGGTCACCATCATCCCGCGCGGTCGAGCGCTGGGCGTGACGGTCAGCCTCCCCGAGGAGGACCGCCTGAACTACAGCCAGACCCTCGCCGAGAGCCAGATCGCCTCGATGATGGGCGGCCGGGTGGCGGAGGAGCTCAAGTTCGAGGAGCTCACCAGCGGCGCCTCGAGCGACATCCAGAAGGCCACGCAGCTCGCCCGGGCCATGGTCACCGAGTGGGGCATGAGCGAGAAGCTCGGCCCGCTGCACTACGGCGAGAGCGGCAACGACAGCTTCATGATGGGGCCGCAGCTCTCGCGTCCCAACTACAGCGCCGCGACGGCGCGCGAGATCGACGCCGAGGTGAAGCGCCTCGTCGAGGCGGGCTACGAGAAGGCGCGGGACATCCTCACGGAGCACCGCGGGAAGCTCGACGCCATCGCCGAGGCGCTGCTCGAGCGCGAGACGCTCGACGGAGCCGAGCTCGAGGCCATCCTCGACGGCCGCGACCTGCCGCCCGTGAAGAAGGTCGTGATCCCGAGCTACTCGGAGAAGCAGCGCCAGTCCAAGGAGCGCCGCAAGAGCTCCATCTTCCAGCCGCGTCCGCGGGAGGTCCCGTCGGGGGGGTGA
- the folP gene encoding dihydropteroate synthase gives MSLGQQGRCAVWGVLNVTPDSFSDGGDFLDVDAALAHAARMIEEGADVIDVGGESSRPPGKTYGAGAARVSVDEELRRVVPVIERLRVAFPDTPVSVDTVKAEVAAAALDAGAVCVNDVSCGASEALVRATAERDGTLVLMHTRDGGRVDAETCAYGDVVSDVLTELRAAAERAIALGVAPSRVWIDPGVGFAKNAAQSVTLLGNLDAFAKSGYPVLVGASRKSWIARTVAAAGGGEPAPDARLGGSLAAVTAAALAGCAAVRVHDVFASAQAARVADAMREAGAR, from the coding sequence GTGTCTCTTGGCCAACAGGGGCGCTGCGCCGTCTGGGGCGTGCTCAACGTCACCCCCGACTCCTTCAGCGACGGGGGCGACTTCCTCGACGTCGACGCGGCGCTCGCCCACGCGGCCCGCATGATCGAGGAGGGCGCCGACGTCATCGACGTGGGTGGGGAGAGCAGCCGCCCGCCCGGCAAGACCTACGGCGCGGGCGCGGCGCGCGTCTCGGTCGACGAGGAGCTGCGCCGCGTGGTCCCCGTCATCGAGCGGCTCCGCGTGGCGTTCCCCGACACGCCGGTGAGCGTGGACACGGTGAAGGCCGAGGTCGCCGCGGCCGCGCTCGACGCCGGGGCGGTCTGCGTCAACGACGTCAGCTGCGGCGCGAGCGAGGCGCTCGTCCGCGCGACGGCCGAGCGCGACGGGACGCTCGTCCTGATGCACACCCGCGACGGCGGCCGTGTCGACGCCGAGACCTGCGCCTACGGGGACGTGGTGTCCGACGTCCTGACGGAGCTGCGCGCGGCCGCGGAGCGCGCCATCGCGCTCGGCGTCGCCCCGTCTCGCGTGTGGATCGATCCCGGCGTGGGCTTCGCGAAGAACGCCGCTCAGAGCGTGACTTTGCTCGGCAATCTGGACGCGTTCGCGAAGAGCGGGTACCCGGTTCTCGTGGGAGCGTCGCGCAAGTCGTGGATCGCGCGCACCGTGGCCGCGGCCGGGGGGGGCGAGCCTGCGCCGGACGCGCGCCTCGGCGGGAGCCTCGCGGCGGTCACGGCGGCCGCCCTGGCCGGCTGCGCGGCGGTGCGTGTACACGACGTCTTCGCCTCCGCCCAGGCCGCGCGCGTCGCCGACGCGATGCGAGAGGCGGGCGCGCGATGA
- the cdaA gene encoding diadenylate cyclase CdaA: MSEIVDALGAFFLERDALRVVVDLLDILLVAYLFYRVLLLIRGTRAMQMGVGLVLVFLVYTLARRAGLITLFTILDALLTYVVIIIVILFQNDIRRALMRVGSRPFFRGRQSARESQVIEEVVKAAQALAQKRIGALIVFEREAGLDEFIEHGTKLDAEVSKELLYSIFVPSYENPMHDGAVVIRDGRVWEAGAFLPLTESRKVDRTLGTRHRAAIGLSEESDAVIVVVSEERGSASLCFGGNIVRDLDTNMLRQALVGLFEKRTGKPKPPPKAKDRARKAKEDVSRGSTVPDEPSKSSPGVEPAAASEDEAPKRTTLDGPVSEAEESAP; encoded by the coding sequence ATGAGCGAGATCGTCGACGCCCTCGGCGCCTTCTTCCTCGAGCGCGACGCGCTGCGGGTCGTCGTCGACCTGCTCGACATCCTGCTCGTGGCGTACCTGTTCTACCGCGTGCTCCTGCTCATTCGGGGCACCCGCGCGATGCAGATGGGCGTCGGGCTCGTGCTCGTCTTCCTCGTCTACACCCTCGCGCGGCGCGCGGGGCTGATCACGCTCTTCACCATCCTCGACGCGCTGCTGACCTACGTGGTCATCATCATCGTCATCCTCTTCCAGAACGACATCCGTCGCGCGCTCATGCGCGTGGGGAGTCGGCCGTTCTTCCGGGGGCGTCAGAGCGCGCGCGAGTCGCAGGTCATCGAAGAGGTGGTCAAGGCGGCGCAGGCCCTGGCGCAGAAGCGCATCGGCGCGCTGATCGTGTTCGAGCGCGAGGCCGGGCTCGACGAGTTCATCGAGCACGGCACCAAGCTCGACGCCGAGGTCTCCAAGGAGCTGCTCTACAGCATCTTCGTCCCGAGCTACGAGAACCCGATGCACGACGGCGCCGTCGTCATCCGTGACGGCCGCGTGTGGGAGGCGGGCGCGTTCCTGCCGCTCACCGAGTCGCGCAAGGTCGACCGCACGCTCGGGACGCGGCACCGCGCCGCGATCGGTCTGTCGGAGGAGAGCGACGCGGTCATCGTCGTCGTCAGCGAGGAGCGCGGCAGCGCGAGCCTCTGCTTCGGCGGCAACATCGTGCGCGACCTCGACACCAACATGCTGCGTCAGGCGCTCGTCGGCCTCTTCGAGAAGCGAACCGGCAAGCCCAAGCCGCCGCCCAAGGCGAAGGACCGCGCCCGCAAGGCCAAGGAGGACGTCTCGCGCGGCTCGACCGTGCCCGACGAGCCCAGCAAGAGCAGCCCGGGCGTCGAGCCGGCGGCCGCGTCCGAGGACGAGGCGCCCAAGCGGACCACCCTCGACGGGCCCGTGTCCGAGGCGGAAGAGAGCGCGCCGTGA